In the Arachis ipaensis cultivar K30076 chromosome B10, Araip1.1, whole genome shotgun sequence genome, one interval contains:
- the LOC107623279 gene encoding uncharacterized protein LOC107623279 codes for MEVYGKSMVAAPANVIYMSSILGRDGPNPVHKCDWKCENENVCGNMYRCRLTGLTHICDKNCNQRILYDNHSSLCRASGQIFPLTPAEEQAVRGVRRKLDAENSSSDGCGFKRRRDTQFHTSPFERSFSAVSPICSQVGDGMDMS; via the coding sequence ATGGAGGTATATGGCAAATCTATGGTTGCAGCTCCTGCAAATGTTATTTATATGTCGAGTATTTTGGGCCGTGATGGACCAAATCCTGTGCATAAGTGCGACTGGAAATGTGAAAACGAAAATGTTTGCGGGAACATGTATCGCTGCAGGCTAACAGGGCTAACTCACATCTGTGATAAAAACTGTAACCAGAGAATTTTGTATGATAACCACAGCTCGCTTTGTAGAGCAAGTGGTCAAATTTTCCCCCTTACACCAGCAGAGGAACAAGCAGTGAGGGGTGTTCGAAGAAAGCTCGATGCAGAAAATTCATCTTCTGATGGCTGTGGTTTTAAGCGTAGACGAGATACACAATTCCATACTTCTCCTTTCGAGAGATCTTTTTCTGCTGTCAGTCCTATCTGCAGCCAAGTTGGAGATGGCATGGATATGAGCTAG